A window of the Candidatus Methylomirabilota bacterium genome harbors these coding sequences:
- a CDS encoding ATP-binding protein, with translation MSETLDVDETLKILTERARQIIHCHLAISGLTANQDWGHALHAVSLSDKYAAWRDFAQKPDGSGVYRLVCEANRPMRLTQAQLESHPAWRGFSKAAGTHPPLRGWLAVPLIGVDGRNIGLIQLSDKDAGEFTEADESILVHLAQMGAIAIEKIRLYEDAEWRRRAAEQLYAMSHDVATALDVPSLLQVALRHIDEVFATRVVVLLPDAGGNLAPHCRYPETAQPEPGEAAVSRWAYEHGQAAGSGTRVFSAERTLHLPLVGSRETIGVLSLAPRNADGLQTPGRLLLLETFANQIALALERATLVEQAHEAHLRMETERLRSSLLSSISHDLRTPLATITLAASSLLWRNEKFDPETQRELTESIYDESERLARLVDNLLNMTRLESGIQARKASQPLEEVVGAALARLERRLHGRPLTTGLPDDLPLVLIDEVLIEQVLINLLDNAIKYTGPESPLELSAMVSDGMVTVQLADRGPGLDPGTEERIFEKFHRGSTGLTQGVGLGLPICRGIIETHGGRIWAENRPDGGAVFRFTLPMDSAPVDLAAPHG, from the coding sequence GTGAGCGAGACGCTCGACGTCGACGAGACCCTCAAGATCCTGACCGAGAGGGCGCGTCAGATCATCCATTGCCATCTGGCCATCTCCGGCCTGACCGCGAATCAGGACTGGGGACACGCGCTTCACGCGGTCTCGTTGTCCGACAAGTATGCGGCGTGGCGAGACTTCGCCCAGAAGCCGGACGGATCCGGCGTGTACCGCCTCGTGTGCGAGGCCAACCGTCCCATGCGCCTGACGCAGGCCCAGCTCGAATCGCACCCGGCGTGGCGCGGCTTCAGCAAGGCGGCCGGCACACACCCGCCGCTCCGCGGCTGGCTCGCCGTGCCGCTGATCGGCGTCGACGGCCGCAACATCGGGCTGATCCAGCTCTCCGACAAGGACGCGGGCGAGTTCACCGAGGCGGACGAATCGATCCTCGTGCATCTGGCGCAGATGGGAGCGATCGCGATCGAGAAGATCCGTTTGTACGAAGATGCCGAATGGCGGCGGCGAGCGGCGGAGCAGCTGTATGCCATGAGCCACGATGTGGCGACCGCGCTCGACGTGCCCAGCCTGCTGCAGGTCGCCCTCCGTCATATCGACGAGGTCTTCGCCACCCGTGTCGTCGTGCTCCTTCCCGACGCCGGCGGGAATCTGGCGCCGCACTGCCGATACCCCGAGACCGCCCAGCCGGAGCCCGGCGAAGCGGCCGTGAGCCGATGGGCCTACGAGCATGGACAGGCCGCGGGGTCGGGGACACGCGTGTTCTCCGCCGAGCGGACGCTCCACTTGCCGCTGGTCGGATCGCGCGAGACCATCGGCGTGCTGAGCCTGGCCCCGCGGAATGCGGATGGCCTTCAGACCCCCGGACGGCTCCTGCTCCTCGAGACCTTCGCCAACCAGATCGCGCTGGCGCTGGAGCGCGCGACGCTCGTGGAGCAGGCCCACGAGGCTCACCTCCGCATGGAGACGGAACGGCTGCGCAGCTCACTGCTCAGCTCGATATCCCACGATCTCAGAACTCCACTGGCCACGATCACCCTGGCCGCGTCCAGTCTTCTCTGGCGAAATGAGAAGTTCGATCCGGAGACCCAACGGGAGCTGACGGAGTCGATCTACGACGAATCGGAGCGCTTGGCCCGGCTCGTGGACAACCTCCTGAACATGACCCGGCTGGAGTCGGGCATCCAGGCGCGTAAAGCGAGCCAGCCACTCGAGGAGGTGGTCGGCGCCGCACTCGCCCGGCTGGAGCGGCGCCTGCACGGTCGGCCCCTGACGACCGGTCTCCCGGATGACCTACCTCTCGTCCTCATCGATGAAGTGCTCATCGAGCAGGTCCTGATCAATCTGCTGGACAACGCAATCAAGTACACCGGCCCGGAGAGCCCACTGGAGCTCTCGGCAATGGTGAGCGATGGCATGGTCACGGTGCAACTTGCCGATCGGGGGCCGGGACTCGATCCAGGGACCGAAGAGCGGATCTTCGAGAAGTTTCATCGTGGCTCAACCGGTCTCACGCAAGGCGTCGGGCTGGGACTCCCGATCTGCCGAGGCATCATCGAGACCCATGGCGGCCGCATCTGGGCGGAGAACAGACCGGATGGGGGCGCGGTGTTCCGCTTCACCCTGCCCATGGATTCGGCGCCGGTAGATCTCGCGGCCCCCCATGGGTGA
- a CDS encoding sugar phosphate nucleotidyltransferase, translating to MVLAGGEGVRLRPLVRRVCGDERPKQFVPLLGPRTLLGQTLDRVGLTIPPERTVVVGLESHGRYLAREFAERSAPHLLEQPTDRGTAAAILFAAQWIEARDPCATVVFCPSDHFISEEVEFMDRVTEVAGFVERQPEWMVLLGAEATEPETEYGWIEAGGSVGAAGDELVYRIRRFQEKPSNEVAERLFTKGCLWNTFVFVARASVVLAAGRECVPGMADRLARLSSFWGTEHDRWAIRQAYALAPTANFSRAILEACSQPLAVVKMPGLTWCDLGSPGRVLKTMAGRGIAVPWHAAAIA from the coding sequence GTGGTGCTCGCAGGCGGCGAGGGGGTCAGGTTGCGGCCACTTGTTCGCCGCGTGTGCGGCGACGAGCGGCCCAAGCAGTTTGTCCCGTTACTCGGGCCGCGAACGCTCCTGGGTCAGACGCTGGACCGGGTTGGATTGACCATTCCTCCCGAGCGGACGGTCGTGGTGGGCCTCGAGAGTCATGGACGATATCTGGCCCGCGAATTTGCCGAACGATCGGCTCCGCATCTCCTCGAGCAACCGACGGACCGTGGGACCGCGGCGGCAATTCTGTTCGCGGCGCAGTGGATCGAGGCCCGGGACCCATGTGCCACCGTCGTGTTCTGTCCTTCGGACCACTTCATTTCGGAAGAAGTCGAGTTCATGGACCGGGTGACCGAAGTGGCGGGGTTCGTCGAACGGCAACCGGAGTGGATGGTCCTGCTCGGGGCGGAGGCGACCGAGCCGGAGACCGAGTATGGCTGGATCGAGGCTGGCGGATCTGTGGGGGCAGCGGGGGACGAGCTCGTGTACCGCATCCGGCGGTTCCAGGAGAAACCTTCGAACGAAGTCGCTGAACGACTGTTCACGAAGGGGTGCCTGTGGAACACCTTTGTCTTTGTCGCTCGCGCCTCCGTGGTGCTCGCCGCGGGACGGGAGTGTGTGCCGGGCATGGCCGACCGGCTGGCCCGCCTCTCGTCGTTCTGGGGCACCGAGCATGATAGATGGGCGATCCGCCAGGCGTACGCTCTCGCTCCGACCGCCAACTTCTCGCGGGCCATTCTGGAGGCGTGCTCACAGCCTCTGGCCGTTGTGAAGATGCCGGGTCTCACGTGGTGCGATCTCGGCAGCCCCGGTCGCGTCCTGAAGACGATGGCCGGACGCGGCATCGCGGTTCCGTGGCATGCCGCGGCCATAGCGTGA
- a CDS encoding glycoside hydrolase family 15 protein, giving the protein MAVVWREHPASGGPGIEPRWTRSDKHGVGTAYSAVSRVWFTVSKGILNEVYYPTIDRPQIRDLQYLVSDGATFFHDERHLDNTHEHLAADALGYRITNVDPQRRYRIIKEVIADPHRPCVLVHTRLEAEDDVLAKLRLFALLAPHLEGGGRGNNGNVVETGWGKVLAAHKGGTWLVLGASLPFRRCSCGYVGTTDGWQDLARDFRMDWEFDCAPDGNIALTGELDIRQSREFVLALAFGDSLHRALVTMTQALGTSFTGHRTRFVEQWQRAGHHLLPRPEETTGDGGRLYHVSHSVLLAHEDKTYDGAVIASLSIPWGESASDDDLGGYHLVWPRDMCHSGTALLAAGSKEVPLRALIYLASAQNEDGGFYQNFWINGEPYWRGTQLDETAFPILLARRLHEAKALQDFDPYPVVLKAAGYLIHHGPVTPQERWEENSGYSPSTLAAQIAALICAAAFARERGHQATAHYLEEYADFLDAHLERWTVTTDGSLVPGIRRHFIRIHPADVRDPQPDEDVNQGLVELRNQPPGAPTAFPAKDIVDAGFLELVRYGIRKPGDPLVEDSLRVVDAILRVETPFGPGWRRYNHDGYGQREDGGPYQGWGYGHAWPLLTGERGHYELAAGRDVRPFIRAMEAFATQTRLLPEQVWVLPDRPQAHMRFGRPTGGAMPLAWAHAEYIQLVRSAADGQVVGLISAVADHYRTRRPAPPLQIWTFNRQVRSVSTGGTLRVQAASSFRLRWTGDEWQRAQDADSTPIGTGHHYVDILVPPAQRAPIRFTFFWTGVGRWEGRNFRVDTVQS; this is encoded by the coding sequence ATGGCGGTCGTGTGGCGCGAGCATCCGGCGAGCGGCGGTCCTGGGATCGAGCCCCGCTGGACACGCAGCGACAAGCACGGGGTGGGGACCGCGTACTCGGCGGTGAGCCGGGTCTGGTTCACCGTCTCCAAAGGTATCCTGAACGAGGTCTACTACCCGACCATCGATCGGCCGCAGATACGCGACCTGCAATACCTCGTCAGCGACGGGGCGACCTTTTTCCACGACGAGCGCCATCTGGACAACACCCACGAGCACCTGGCCGCCGACGCGCTGGGCTATCGCATCACCAATGTCGATCCCCAGCGGCGGTATCGCATCATCAAGGAGGTCATCGCCGACCCCCATCGGCCCTGTGTGCTCGTCCATACCCGACTGGAGGCGGAGGACGACGTGCTCGCGAAGCTCCGACTCTTCGCGCTCCTCGCGCCGCACCTCGAAGGCGGCGGGCGGGGCAACAACGGGAACGTGGTGGAGACCGGCTGGGGGAAGGTGTTGGCGGCGCACAAGGGCGGCACCTGGCTCGTGCTGGGCGCCTCGCTCCCGTTCCGGCGGTGCTCTTGCGGCTACGTGGGGACGACCGACGGCTGGCAAGACCTGGCTCGCGACTTCCGCATGGACTGGGAGTTCGACTGTGCGCCCGATGGCAACATCGCCCTGACCGGCGAGCTCGATATTCGACAGAGCCGAGAGTTCGTGCTGGCGCTGGCCTTCGGCGACAGCCTGCACCGCGCCCTGGTCACGATGACGCAGGCCCTGGGCACGTCCTTCACCGGGCACCGTACCCGGTTCGTCGAGCAATGGCAGCGCGCCGGCCATCATCTGCTGCCGCGGCCAGAAGAGACGACGGGTGACGGCGGGCGTCTCTACCACGTGAGCCACAGTGTGCTCCTGGCGCACGAGGACAAGACCTACGATGGGGCCGTGATCGCGTCGTTGAGCATTCCGTGGGGCGAGTCCGCGAGTGACGACGACCTGGGCGGCTACCATCTGGTCTGGCCCCGGGACATGTGCCACAGCGGCACCGCGTTGCTCGCCGCCGGTAGTAAAGAGGTGCCGCTCCGCGCGCTGATCTATCTGGCCTCCGCCCAGAACGAGGACGGCGGCTTCTACCAGAACTTCTGGATCAACGGCGAGCCGTACTGGCGCGGCACCCAGCTCGACGAGACGGCCTTCCCGATCTTGCTCGCCCGGCGGTTGCACGAGGCGAAGGCGCTCCAGGACTTCGATCCGTATCCGGTCGTGCTGAAAGCGGCCGGCTATCTCATTCACCATGGACCGGTCACTCCGCAGGAGCGGTGGGAGGAGAACAGCGGGTACTCGCCCTCGACGCTGGCCGCCCAGATTGCCGCGCTGATCTGTGCCGCGGCCTTCGCGCGGGAGCGGGGCCACCAGGCCACCGCGCACTACCTCGAAGAGTACGCCGACTTCCTCGACGCTCACCTCGAACGGTGGACGGTGACCACGGACGGATCGCTGGTCCCGGGCATTCGCCGCCACTTCATCCGCATCCATCCCGCGGACGTCCGCGATCCCCAACCTGATGAGGACGTCAACCAGGGGCTCGTGGAGCTGCGAAACCAGCCACCCGGGGCGCCCACCGCATTTCCGGCCAAGGACATCGTGGATGCGGGGTTCCTCGAGCTGGTTCGCTACGGCATCCGCAAGCCGGGCGATCCGCTGGTCGAGGATTCTCTCCGCGTGGTGGACGCGATCCTCCGGGTGGAGACGCCCTTCGGGCCCGGCTGGCGGCGGTACAACCACGACGGCTACGGGCAGCGGGAGGATGGCGGCCCCTACCAGGGATGGGGATACGGACACGCCTGGCCGCTGCTCACGGGAGAGCGCGGGCACTACGAGCTGGCGGCCGGGCGCGACGTGCGCCCCTTCATCCGGGCCATGGAGGCATTTGCCACGCAGACCCGGTTGCTGCCCGAGCAGGTGTGGGTGTTGCCGGACCGTCCCCAGGCCCACATGAGGTTCGGACGCCCCACCGGAGGCGCCATGCCGCTGGCCTGGGCGCATGCCGAGTACATCCAGCTGGTGCGCTCCGCCGCGGACGGCCAGGTCGTCGGCCTGATCTCCGCCGTCGCCGACCATTACCGCACCCGCCGCCCGGCGCCGCCGTTGCAGATCTGGACATTCAACCGACAGGTGCGCTCGGTATCGACCGGAGGCACCCTGCGGGTCCAAGCGGCTTCGTCGTTCCGGTTGCGGTGGACCGGCGACGAATGGCAGCGCGCCCAGGACGCGGACTCCACGCCCATCGGGACCGGCCATCATTACGTCGACATCCTGGTGCCGCCGGCGCAGAGGGCTCCGATCCGCTTCACCTTCTTCTGGACGGGAGTGGGACGGTGGGAAGGGCGGAATTTTCGGGTCGATACGGTGCAGTCATGA
- the ftsH gene encoding ATP-dependent zinc metalloprotease FtsH yields MEPKQRTFSTWYAVAAVLLFFGLQAMLLVPHPETVSYSEFKALVKARKVSDLVLDKDTITGTLALTGLEGVLPKERVEAIKRAGKEAPSFVTTRVEDPGLVPELEAAHIRYTGHVTNPWVATLVSWVLPAVIFFGLWMLVMKRMNPQSGLTSLGKTRAKVYVEHQTGVSFDDIAGIDEARGELMELVDFLKNPQRYRRLGGKIPKGVLLVGAPGTGKTLLAKAVAGEAGVPFFSMAGSDFVEMFVGVGAARVRDLFIQAQARAPSIVFIDEFDAVGKARGISPGFGGHDEHEQTLNQLLAELDGFDTQAGVIILAATNRPEILDPALLRPGRFDRQIVIDRPDLRGREKILQVHARKVTLAPGLDLSVIAARTPGFVGADLANLVNEAALHAAREGKEAVALPDFDQAIDRIVGGLERKSRIISPKEKEVVAHHEAGHALVAESREHADRVSKISIIPRGVSALGYTQQQPTEDRYLMTRAELLDRLDVLLGGRVAEEIIFGDVSTGAHDDLQRASDLARHMVTQYGMSDELGLGTFERPRQALFLSGPSVSEREYSEDTARIIDAEVRKLLEAAHQRVRGTLEEKRNILEALAKLLIEKEVVDRIALTTLLAAPRV; encoded by the coding sequence ATGGAACCGAAGCAACGGACGTTTTCCACCTGGTACGCCGTGGCGGCCGTGCTGCTGTTCTTCGGCCTCCAGGCGATGCTGCTGGTGCCTCATCCGGAGACAGTGTCATACAGCGAGTTCAAGGCCCTGGTGAAGGCGAGGAAGGTCAGTGACCTGGTCCTGGACAAGGACACGATCACCGGGACCCTGGCGCTCACGGGGCTGGAAGGCGTGCTGCCGAAGGAGAGGGTCGAGGCGATCAAGCGAGCGGGCAAGGAGGCGCCGAGCTTCGTGACGACGCGGGTCGAGGACCCGGGGCTGGTGCCGGAGCTCGAGGCCGCGCACATCCGGTACACCGGGCACGTGACGAATCCATGGGTGGCGACGCTGGTGTCCTGGGTCCTGCCCGCGGTCATCTTCTTCGGGCTCTGGATGCTGGTCATGAAGCGGATGAATCCACAGAGCGGGCTGACGTCTTTGGGCAAGACCCGGGCGAAGGTGTACGTGGAGCATCAGACCGGGGTCTCGTTCGACGATATCGCGGGAATCGACGAGGCTCGCGGCGAGCTGATGGAGCTCGTGGATTTCCTGAAGAACCCGCAGCGCTATCGGCGGCTGGGTGGGAAGATCCCGAAGGGGGTGCTCCTGGTCGGGGCGCCGGGAACCGGGAAGACCCTTCTGGCCAAGGCGGTGGCGGGAGAGGCCGGGGTCCCGTTCTTCAGCATGGCCGGATCCGACTTCGTGGAGATGTTCGTCGGGGTCGGCGCGGCGCGCGTGCGCGACCTCTTCATCCAGGCCCAGGCCAGGGCGCCCAGCATCGTGTTCATCGATGAGTTCGACGCCGTGGGGAAGGCGCGTGGAATCAGTCCCGGGTTCGGAGGGCATGACGAGCACGAGCAAACGCTGAACCAGCTCCTCGCGGAGCTGGACGGGTTCGACACCCAGGCCGGCGTGATCATCCTGGCCGCGACGAATCGGCCGGAGATCCTCGACCCGGCGCTCCTGCGACCGGGGCGCTTCGACCGCCAGATCGTGATCGACCGGCCGGATCTCAGGGGCCGGGAGAAGATCCTGCAGGTCCACGCACGAAAGGTCACGCTGGCTCCGGGCCTCGATCTCTCCGTCATCGCGGCTCGGACGCCCGGCTTCGTCGGGGCCGATCTGGCGAATCTGGTCAACGAGGCGGCGCTCCACGCGGCCCGGGAGGGGAAGGAGGCCGTGGCCCTCCCCGACTTCGACCAGGCCATCGACCGGATCGTGGGGGGCCTCGAGCGGAAGTCGCGGATCATCAGCCCGAAGGAGAAGGAGGTGGTGGCCCACCATGAGGCCGGCCATGCCCTGGTCGCCGAGTCTCGGGAACATGCCGACCGGGTGTCCAAGATCTCGATCATCCCACGTGGAGTGTCGGCGCTCGGGTATACGCAGCAGCAGCCCACGGAGGACCGCTATCTGATGACCCGCGCAGAGCTGCTGGACCGCCTGGACGTGCTCCTCGGCGGGCGCGTGGCGGAGGAGATCATCTTCGGGGATGTCTCGACGGGCGCCCACGACGATCTGCAGCGGGCCAGCGACCTGGCGCGGCACATGGTGACCCAGTACGGCATGAGCGACGAGCTGGGATTGGGAACATTCGAGCGGCCGCGGCAGGCTCTGTTCCTCAGCGGCCCGAGCGTCAGCGAGCGTGAATACAGTGAAGACACCGCTCGGATCATCGACGCGGAAGTGCGGAAGTTGCTGGAGGCCGCCCATCAACGGGTCCGTGGGACGCTGGAGGAGAAGCGCAACATACTCGAGGCGCTGGCCAAGCTGCTGATCGAGAAGGAGGTCGTGGATCGGATCGCGCTCACCACACTGTTGGCCGCGCCAAGGGTGTGA
- a CDS encoding catalase codes for MDALQALFGVHPGYRAVHAKGIVCEGTFSPAPTAASVSRAPHLQDVSVPTTVRFSDFAGVPTVPDGDPLASPRGMAIKFHLPGGIDTDVVAQSYDGFPVRTAEEFLVFVRALATSGPPLADFLASHPQAKRFAEAPKPVPASFATESYYGVNAFRFTNREGVSRAGRYRIRPEAGEEHLDAAEAARRPGNFLFEELRERLFRGPARFRLLVQLADDGDPIDDGSLPWPEGRRQVELGTIVVTAPLADSAAVERRLLFDPARLVDGIGLSEDPLPLARSAVYAIAYRRRNEAVHLEVTGVHLCCQGCVDAVDAAVKSVAGATSRCDIEKQTVALTARDGAAAQKALDAVAAAGFHGRTDDAHLAMKAVSRIPRGRVKYLKVSGIHNCCDLCCEAIKGAIATVDGVADDTATPGATAFEVTGDFQAAALVKALNTAGFGAKVKR; via the coding sequence GTGGACGCGTTGCAGGCCCTGTTCGGGGTTCACCCCGGCTACCGGGCGGTTCACGCAAAAGGCATCGTCTGTGAAGGCACCTTCAGCCCGGCGCCGACCGCGGCTTCGGTCAGCCGCGCGCCCCATCTCCAAGACGTCTCGGTGCCGACAACGGTCCGGTTCTCCGACTTCGCGGGCGTCCCCACCGTGCCCGACGGCGACCCGCTGGCCAGCCCGAGAGGCATGGCGATCAAGTTCCATCTGCCGGGTGGGATCGACACCGACGTCGTGGCCCAATCGTACGACGGGTTTCCCGTCCGGACCGCCGAAGAGTTCCTGGTGTTCGTGCGCGCGCTGGCCACGAGCGGCCCACCGCTCGCCGACTTTCTGGCCAGCCATCCGCAGGCGAAGCGGTTCGCGGAGGCGCCGAAGCCGGTCCCGGCCAGTTTCGCCACGGAGTCGTACTACGGCGTCAACGCCTTCCGCTTCACCAACCGCGAAGGCGTGAGCCGCGCCGGCCGATACCGGATCCGGCCGGAGGCAGGCGAAGAGCACCTGGATGCCGCCGAGGCGGCCCGCCGGCCGGGGAACTTTCTCTTCGAGGAGCTTCGAGAGAGGCTGTTCCGAGGTCCCGCTCGGTTCCGCCTGCTCGTCCAGCTCGCTGACGACGGCGACCCGATCGATGATGGCTCTCTGCCCTGGCCCGAAGGACGACGGCAGGTCGAGCTGGGCACCATCGTGGTCACCGCCCCGCTCGCGGATAGCGCGGCGGTCGAGCGCCGGCTGCTCTTCGACCCGGCCCGGCTGGTGGACGGCATCGGGCTCTCGGAGGATCCACTGCCTCTCGCCCGGTCGGCCGTGTACGCCATCGCGTACCGGCGTCGAAACGAGGCGGTGCACCTGGAAGTGACGGGCGTCCACCTCTGCTGCCAGGGGTGCGTCGATGCCGTTGACGCCGCCGTGAAGAGCGTGGCGGGGGCGACATCCCGTTGTGATATCGAGAAGCAGACCGTGGCGCTCACGGCCCGCGACGGCGCGGCGGCTCAGAAGGCGCTCGACGCCGTCGCGGCCGCCGGCTTCCACGGCCGCACCGACGACGCGCACCTGGCGATGAAGGCGGTGAGCCGCATTCCCCGGGGCCGGGTGAAATACCTGAAGGTCTCGGGCATCCATAACTGCTGCGATCTGTGTTGCGAGGCGATCAAGGGGGCGATCGCGACCGTGGACGGCGTGGCCGACGACACGGCCACCCCGGGGGCGACGGCCTTTGAGGTCACGGGCGACTTCCAGGCCGCTGCGCTCGTAAAGGCCCTCAACACCGCCGGCTTCGGCGCGAAGGTCAAACGGTGA
- a CDS encoding MarC family protein, whose protein sequence is MAWQSLLEYILLATSSLFVIVDPIATVPAFLAMTPSYSPEHRVKTARLACGVAAAVLLLFALAGKLIFRFLGITLPAFQLAASMILLLIALDMLRAQRSRVQETSEETIAGAAKEDIAVTPLAIPMLAGPGAISTVIVLHGQARGLAQQIALCGCILAVSLVSYLVLRLSARGMQWLSPIALRITTRVMGLLLAAIAFQFMLNAIAALRGTVFR, encoded by the coding sequence ATGGCCTGGCAGAGTCTTCTCGAGTACATCCTGCTGGCCACCAGCTCGCTCTTCGTCATCGTGGACCCGATCGCGACGGTCCCCGCGTTCCTGGCCATGACCCCCAGCTACAGCCCGGAGCATCGGGTCAAGACCGCCCGGCTGGCGTGCGGGGTGGCGGCCGCCGTGCTGCTGCTCTTCGCACTCGCCGGGAAATTGATCTTTCGCTTCCTCGGCATCACCCTGCCCGCCTTTCAGCTTGCGGCCAGCATGATCTTGCTGCTCATCGCCCTGGACATGCTGCGCGCGCAGCGGTCCCGGGTCCAGGAGACGAGCGAAGAGACCATCGCCGGCGCAGCCAAGGAGGACATCGCGGTGACGCCTCTGGCCATCCCCATGCTGGCCGGGCCGGGCGCCATCTCCACGGTCATCGTGCTTCACGGCCAGGCTCGGGGGCTCGCCCAGCAGATCGCGCTGTGTGGCTGCATCCTCGCCGTTTCCCTGGTGAGCTATCTCGTTCTTCGCCTCTCGGCCAGGGGCATGCAGTGGCTGAGTCCCATCGCTCTGCGGATCACGACTCGCGTCATGGGCCTGCTCCTCGCCGCGATCGCGTTCCAGTTCATGCTCAATGCGATCGCGGCCCTCAGGGGGACGGTGTTCCGGTGA
- a CDS encoding glyceraldehyde 3-phosphate dehydrogenase NAD-binding domain-containing protein has protein sequence MTRIAINGLGRVGRAAFKQIMEDGELEVVAVNDLAPVEELAYLLGHDSVYGRYGRDVRAESGRLVVDGRSCVALSEESLDKLPWRDLGVAVVLECTGVFTRQADLERHVDAGAKFVILSAPVEGGDVPAIVHGVNRAERGARIVSCTSCTTNCITPVIEILGRRLGILKATMTTTHAYTASQALVDRPDRDRRRGRAAATNLVPSTTGAAKATIRVLPEYQGKFDGVAIRAPVPVGSIADIVCLVARPTSVDEVNRLFREEASSSRYRGIVGVSDEALVSADIIQDPRASIIDCSLTQVVDGDLVKVMSWYDNEWGYAAQLVREAKAVGRTRPEG, from the coding sequence ATGACCAGGATAGCGATCAATGGGCTCGGTCGGGTCGGGCGGGCCGCGTTCAAGCAGATCATGGAGGACGGGGAGCTGGAGGTGGTGGCGGTCAACGACCTCGCCCCGGTGGAGGAGCTCGCCTATCTGCTCGGGCACGACTCCGTGTATGGCCGCTACGGGCGTGACGTTCGCGCAGAGAGTGGCCGCCTCGTCGTCGACGGCCGATCCTGCGTCGCGCTGAGCGAGGAGAGCCTGGACAAGTTGCCCTGGCGTGACCTCGGGGTGGCGGTCGTCCTGGAGTGCACGGGCGTCTTCACCAGGCAAGCGGATCTCGAGCGTCATGTCGACGCCGGCGCGAAGTTCGTCATCCTCTCCGCGCCGGTCGAGGGCGGTGACGTTCCTGCCATCGTCCACGGCGTCAATCGGGCCGAGCGCGGCGCCCGCATCGTCTCGTGCACGAGCTGCACGACCAACTGCATCACCCCCGTGATCGAGATCCTCGGCCGCCGGCTCGGGATCCTGAAGGCGACCATGACCACGACCCACGCGTATACGGCGAGCCAGGCGCTCGTCGACCGGCCCGACCGGGACCGCCGCCGTGGACGTGCCGCGGCCACCAACCTGGTCCCGTCGACGACCGGGGCCGCGAAGGCCACGATCCGGGTGCTCCCCGAGTACCAGGGCAAGTTCGACGGGGTGGCGATCCGGGCCCCGGTGCCCGTCGGTTCGATCGCGGATATCGTATGCCTGGTCGCGCGGCCGACCAGCGTCGATGAGGTGAACCGCCTGTTCCGCGAGGAGGCGTCGAGCAGCCGTTACCGCGGCATCGTCGGCGTGTCCGACGAGGCACTCGTGTCGGCGGACATCATCCAGGACCCGCGAGCGTCGATCATCGACTGCTCCCTGACGCAGGTCGTCGACGGCGATCTGGTGAAGGTGATGAGCTGGTACGACAACGAGTGGGGGTATGCCGCGCAGCTGGTGCGGGAGGCCAAGGCCGTCGGACGAACGAGGCCAGAGGGGTGA
- a CDS encoding plastocyanin/azurin family copper-binding protein, translating into MLTRRALLEAGGLWLAGLALPRPSGAAAPIEIRMMSDTLGTKVWFDPIGIRIEPGQTLRFIVHANVHTTTAYHPRNDLHSLRIPEGAEPWDSGFLVNPGSHFEVTLRVSGVYDYFCAPHEAAGMVGRIVVGRPAGPGGLPFDYFKGQPGTGGWKPVPRAAQEAFPSVNDIMRRRVIKNSGEGR; encoded by the coding sequence ATGCTGACGCGGCGCGCGCTGCTCGAGGCCGGCGGGCTCTGGCTCGCCGGCCTCGCCCTCCCGCGGCCGAGCGGGGCGGCGGCGCCGATCGAGATTCGCATGATGAGTGACACCCTGGGGACCAAGGTATGGTTCGATCCCATCGGTATCCGCATCGAGCCGGGCCAGACGTTGCGCTTCATCGTGCACGCCAACGTGCACACCACCACTGCGTACCATCCTCGAAACGATCTCCACTCGTTGCGGATCCCCGAGGGGGCGGAGCCGTGGGACTCGGGATTCCTGGTCAATCCGGGCAGCCACTTCGAGGTGACCCTCAGAGTGTCAGGCGTCTACGATTACTTCTGCGCGCCCCACGAAGCCGCGGGGATGGTGGGGCGCATCGTGGTGGGTCGGCCGGCTGGTCCAGGCGGACTACCGTTCGACTATTTCAAGGGCCAGCCAGGCACGGGAGGGTGGAAGCCCGTGCCCCGAGCGGCACAAGAGGCATTCCCCAGCGTGAACGACATCATGCGTCGGCGAGTGATCAAAAACAGCGGAGAAGGGAGATAA
- a CDS encoding DUF488 family protein: MIRLKRGYEKPPRDDGVRILMDWLWPRGLTKARAALSSWLKGVAPSAEPRKWFGHDLVLQKVPEGRKR; encoded by the coding sequence ATGATCAGACTGAAGCGTGGCTACGAAAAGCCGCCCCGAGATGACGGCGTGCGGATCCTGATGGATTGGTTGTGGCCGCGCGGTTTGACGAAGGCGCGCGCGGCGTTGAGCTCGTGGCTGAAAGGAGTGGCCCCGAGCGCCGAGCCGCGCAAGTGGTTCGGTCATGACCTCGTGCTGCAAAAGGTCCCCGAGGGTCGCAAGCGATGA